Part of the Cohnella candidum genome, GTTGCCGATGACGGGTCTCGTATCGTCCAGCGATTTGATCAGATGGTACAGCGACAAGACGTGTTGCTGCTGCCTCGCATCGATCTGGATGTTGGGAACGCCCCAGCTCTCGTTAATCGGAACCCACGCTGCGATGCAAGGATGGTTGTAATCCCTCTCCAGAATCTCTTGCCACTCGCGGGTAATCCGATGTACGTAGTCATCCGAATAAACGTAAGCGTTCGCGCATTCTCCCCAGACCAGCAAACCTTGCCGATCGCACTCTTATAAGAAGCGCGGATCTTCCGTTTTCTGATGTTTGCGCACGCCGTTAAATCCCATGGCCTTCGTGAGCTGAACGTCACGAACGATCGCATCCAGTGAAGGAGCGGTAAGATTACCATCCGGAAAATAGCCTTGATCCAGCACCATGCGCATGAAATAAGGCCGGTTGTTCAATTTAAACTTGCCGTCTTCGATCGAAATTTTCCGCATGCCGAAATAACTGTCGCACTCGTCTACCGTGACACCGTTTACAGAAAGCTCGAAACGGATGTCGTACAAGTTCGGATTTTCCGGCGTCCACAAGCGGCCGAATCCATGATCGTTGCCGCCATGCAGCCGGATCGTACGCGTCTCTTCCCTGCCGTGTATTCTGTATCGTTGTTCCGATACGGTCGTTCCTTCGAAGGTGACCCTCATTTTCAACCATACTTCTTGGCCGGCGGGATGATCGGTGACGAACGTACGAATCTCGATATCGTTCCGGTCGATATCCGGTTTGTATTTGATCTTCTTTAGATGAACGGCGTGGACAGGCTCAAGCCAGACGCTCTGCCAAATGCCCGTCGTCCGGGTGTAAAAGATGCCGGAAGAGCGTTCTTCCCAATATTGCTTGCCTCTAGGCTGCGTCAAATCCTTGCTGTCATCTTCGACTCTTACCGTTATGACGATGCGGTTACCCGTCAACAAATCGGTAATATCCGCTTGAAACGGGGTGTGACCGCCTTCGTGGATCGCGGCCAATTCCCCGTTGATCCACACTCGGGTCAGGTAATCCACCGCGCCAAAATGAATGATGATTCGCCTATCGTTCCAATCTTGCGGGATTTCGACGACTTTCCGATACCAGACGACATCATGAAAAGAAGGATCTCCGATACCGCTGAGCGCGCTTTGATATGCGAACGGCACTTGAATCTTCCGATTGAACGGAGAATCCGCCAAATACCACTTGTCTTTTTCTCCCTTCCTCTCATCGTCGAAAGCGAATTCCCATTCTCCATTTAAACTAAGCCATTCACTTCGCCGAAGTACCGGACGGGGATACTCCGTCCTGGTCGAATGGAACGTATTCATCGCGTTCAACACCCTCCCGCACGATAACTGCTTCATCTCTTGCCGTAAATTAAATGTACCACATGCAAATAAAAAAGACGTATTCGACTTGAACGAAGTCGAATACGCCTTTCTGGTAGCGGGCGGTTCAGTCAAAGAATAGCTAAACCTTGCGCCCCCGTCGAATATTTATGGTTTTCAATACTCTTGGCAATCATGAATTGCGCGGCGTAATAAGTGACCATGACGGCATATCCGGCCCCATCGATCGGGGATACGAACATGTTCCAGGCTAGCAGGGAATCGGACACGAAGAATACGACCGCGCCTGCCATAGCGACCCCACTGCCGCTGATCACAGCGCTGAGGATCATGGCGGATATGACGATGACGTAAACCAGTACGGGAAGCCACAGTCCGGTATTCCCTCCGGTGTATATCCCCTTATGTAATTCGCTAAGCAGCCAAGCAGAATACAGGGCAATGGGAATCAACGTCAATAGACGATAGAGAGACAACCCCCGCCATCTCGTCGCGAATGCCGCAATATACGTCAGGTGCGCGAGCAAGAAGGAGCTAAGCCCTAGAACGAACCATTTGCTGCCTTCCAACAGCAAGAAACAATCGCCGGCGGCCGAGAGAAGCAATCCCACGATGACCAGGTTGCGATACGCTTTGGCGGTATTGCGCAGCGTTAAGGCGAGTCCGATGATGAGCAAGATCGTTCCCGGTTTCAAGATCCATCGCATGGTCATGCTTTGTTCCGCCATCGCCAGCAAATACCCTGCCCCTGATAAAATGATGATGGCTGTGAGCAACAATCTTTTCCGATCCATACAATGCCCTCCAATTCGGATAGATATCATATGGAAGAATAGCAAGTCGTTCTCACAGATTACTCCCAAGCCGTTCCGAACGGGAGCTGGCGAGCGTCTCCTTATCTGTTCGGAAATGCTTCCGATTTCGAAACCCTG contains:
- a CDS encoding lysoplasmalogenase; protein product: MDRKRLLLTAIIILSGAGYLLAMAEQSMTMRWILKPGTILLIIGLALTLRNTAKAYRNLVIVGLLLSAAGDCFLLLEGSKWFVLGLSSFLLAHLTYIAAFATRWRGLSLYRLLTLIPIALYSAWLLSELHKGIYTGGNTGLWLPVLVYVIVISAMILSAVISGSGVAMAGAVVFFVSDSLLAWNMFVSPIDGAGYAVMVTYYAAQFMIAKSIENHKYSTGAQGLAIL